A genomic stretch from Arachis stenosperma cultivar V10309 chromosome 3, arast.V10309.gnm1.PFL2, whole genome shotgun sequence includes:
- the LOC130967781 gene encoding flowering time control protein FPA, translating into MPRPAKSVRPSHEGSAAARDSDEPSNNLWVGNLAPDVTDADLMDLFAQYGALDSVTSYSARSYAFVYFKRVEDAKAAKNALQGFSLRGNSLKIEFARPAKPCKQLWVGGISPAVTKEELEAEFRKFGKIEDFKFFRDRNTACIEFFNLDDATQAMKVMNGKRLGGEHIRVDFLRSHSTRKDQSSDYGQFQGKGYGPTDPYTGQKRPLHSQPPMGRKSDSQPSNILWIGYPPAIQIDEQMLHNAMILFGEIERIKSFPSRNYSLVEFRSVDEARRAKEGLQGRLFNDPRITIMYSSNESGKDYPGLYGGSGPRTDAFMNDHPFRPLQMDSFGHNRPVVPNNFPGQLPPGGILGPNAQMRPFGPQGSLEPLISGPEFNEMGMHHKFQDGSSKGNMGPNRKRPSPPAPGMLSPSPASGVRLPSRSASGGWDVLDINHIPRESKRMRLDGTMPVDDVPYPLRNVDDRVLGMDQTYGLDPVSTRLGAGVLGAAQPDADHIWRGIIAKGGTPVCQARCVPIGKGIAAELPEVVDCSARTGLDILTKHYADAIGFDIVFFLPDSEEDFASYTEFLRYLSAKNRAGVAKFADNTTLFLVPPSDFLTKVLKVTGPERLYGVVLKFPPVPGNTPMQQSSHLPIPSSQYMQQIPPSQAEYGLISAKEEPVLPTDYNRLLHDESKLPPKPVYPATSGPPSLQAGPPDYPTGSMSQDGVGLTPELIAALTNLIPGTTQSSTIDGAKSAVGSSTVRPPFPPVAPNDGNQSHLWKQDHQIVDQSVHPSQNLGSMYNIHNAHYQPYPPQSAPGFPNQVVPGSSHIQDTAAGLQQQGAVSSRQMTNYMIPSHSGQVAAPTHVSQQYQVEASPGNQGGYGVLQGTDASGLYNSQAFQQPNNSVAASTQVQSVNPSQQHGVLPYTLDQVNADPNSQQHPLYGVGQGSTEVEADKNQRYQSTLQFAANLLFQIQQQQQQQPPGGHGSGIQ; encoded by the exons ATGCCGCGTCCGGCGAAATCAGTGAGGCCGTCGCACGAAGGAAGCGCCGCCGCCAGGGATTCCGACGAACCTTCCAACAACCTCTGGGTTGGGAATCTAGCGCCGGACGTAACCGACGCTGATCTGATGGACCTGTTCGCGCAGTACGGCGCCCTCGACAGTGTCACCTCTTACTCGGCCCGTAGCTACGCCTTCGTGTACTTCAAGCGCGTGGAGGACGCTAAGGCCGCGAAGAACGCTCTCCAAGGGTTCTCCCTCCGCGGCAATTCCTTGAAAATCGAGTTTGCTAGACCG GCAAAGCCATGTAAACAGCTTTGGGTGGGTGGTATTAGCCCAGCTGTGACAAAGGAAGAATTAGAAGCCGAATTTCGTAAATTTGGTAAAATTGAGGATTTTAAGTTTTTCAGGGATCGAAATACTGCATGTATTGAATTTTTCAATCTGGATGATGCCACTCAGGCAATGAAAGTCATGAATGGGAAACGTTTAGGTGGTGAACACATTCGTGTAGACTTCCTTCGATCACATTCTACAAGAAAA GATCAGTCGTCTGATTATGGACAGTTTCAAGGAAAAGGCTATGGGCCTACTGATCCCTACACTGGACAAAAAAGACCTCTG CATTCACAACCCCCAATGGGAAGGAAAAGTGATAGTCAACCCAGTAATATTTTGTGGATTGGCTATCCTCCTGCCATTCAGATTGACGAGCAAATGCTCCACAATGCCATGATTTTATTTGGAGAAATCGAGAGAATCAAGAGTTTTCCTTCAAGGAACTATTCATTAGTTGAATTTAGAAGTGTTGATGAAGCTCGGCGTGCAAAAGAGGGTCTTCAAGGACGCCTTTTTAATGACCCTCGGATAACAATTATGTATTCAAGCAATGAGTCTGGAAAAGATTACCCTGGCTTATATGGTGGTAGCGGTCCAAGAACTGACGCGTTCATGAATGACCATCCATTTCGACCATTGCAAATGGATTCATTTGGTCATAATCGTCCAGTGGTTCCAAATAATTTTCCTGGACAGTTGCCACCTGGAGGTATTCTTGGACCAAATGCACAAATGCGGCCGTTTGGTCCTCAAGGGAGTCTTGAACCTCTTATTTCTGGTCCCGAGTTTAATGAAATGGGCATGCACCACAAATTTCAGGATGGTAGTTCCAAGGGTAACATGGGTCCAAACAGGAAAAGGCCTTCTCCTCCTGCCCCAGGgatgctttctccttctcctgCATCAGGTGTCAGGCTCCCTTCAAGATCAGCTTCCGGTGGATGGGATGTACTTGACATAAACCATATTCCAAGGGAGTCTAAACGTATGAGATTAGATGGTACTATGCCTGTTGATGATGTTCCGTATCCTTTAAGGAATGTAGATGATCGTGTGTTAGGTATGGACCAAACATATGGTCTTGATCCGGTGAGCACAAGGTTGGGAGCTGGAGTACTTGGTGCTGCACAACCTGATGCTGATCATATATGGCGTGGAATCATTGCAAAGGGAGGGACTCCGGTTTGTCAAGCTAGATGTGTCCCTATTGGGAAAGGGATAGCTGCTGAGCT CCCCGAGGTGGTTGATTGCTCAGCTAGGACGGGATTGGATATACTCACAAAACACTATGCTGATGCTATTGGTTTTGACATTGTTTTCTTTTTGCCAGATAGCGAAGAGGATTTTGCTTCCTACACTGAATTCCTTCGCTATCTTAGTGCAAAAAACCGTGCGGGTGTTGCAAAATTTGCTGATAATACCACATTATTCTTGGTACCCCCTTCTGATTTCCTGACAAAAGTTTTGAAGGTCACTGGACCTGAACGTCTATATGGTGTGGTTCTTAAGTTTCCTCCAGTTCCAGGTAATACTCCAATGCAGCAGTCTTCACATTTGCCTATACCATCAAGTCAGTATATGCAGCAGATTCCTCCTTCACAAGCTGAGTATGGATTGATTTCTGCAAAGGAAGAACCAGTTTTGCCAACAGATTATAACAGACTGTTGCATGATGAGTCTAAACTTCCTCCTAAACCAGTCTATCCGGCCACTAGTGGTCCCCCCTCACTTCAGGCTGGGCCTCCGGATTATCCTACTGGTTCCATGTCCCAAGATGGAGTTGGATTAACTCCGGAGCTTATTGCAGCTTTAACTAATTTAATCCCTGGAACAACTCAATCATCGACAATTGATGGTGCCAAGTCAGCAGTAGGCTCCTCAACTGTGAGGCCTCCATTTCCCCCTGTTGCACCTAATGATGGTAACCAATCTCATTTATGGAAACAGGACCATCAAATTGTTGATCAGTCTGTtcatccttctcaaaatttggGGAGTATGTATAACATTCACAATGCTCACTATCAGCCTTATCCACCACAATCTGCTCCTGGCTTCCCTAATCAAGTGGTCCCTGGCAGTTCGCATATTCAAGACACTGCTGCTGGTCTGCAGCAGCAGGGTGCTGTTTCGTCTAGACAGATGACTAATTACATGATACCTTCTCATAGTGGACAGGTAGCTGCACCCACCCATGTCAGTCAGCAGTATCAGGTTGAAGCCTCCCCTGGCAACCAGGGAGGATATGGAGTGCTTCAAGGGACAGATGCCTCTGGTTTATATAATTCTCAGGCTTTCCAACAACCAAATAATTCAGTTGCTGCATCCACTCAAGTTCAGAGTGTTAATCCATCACAGCAACATGGTGTCCTGCCATATACACTGGACCAAGTAAATGCTGACCCTAACAGTCAGCAACATCCTCTCTATGGAGTTGGTCAGGGCTCAACAGAAGTTGAGGCTGATAAGAACCAAAGGTACCAATCAACGCTACAGTTTGCTGCCAATCTTCTCTTCCAAAtacagcagcagcagcaacagcAACCCCCTGGAGGACATGGATCAGGAATTCAATAA